One stretch of Methylopila sp. 73B DNA includes these proteins:
- a CDS encoding carbonic anhydrase, which translates to MADIFDAALRFQGEVFSKDKALYQRLARDGQSPKALVISCADSRVAPEHITQAGPGEIFVCRNAGNIVPPFAQMNGGVSSAIEYAVVALGVADIVVCGHSECGAMKALRHPASLDPMPNVKAWLKHASAAQSIVCEAYPPDIDEAEACRALSMENVVVQINHLRTHPSVAAKLARGEVRLHGWYFEIETGTIFAYDGETGRFEPIHGDRPAPVAVGPARPAAPLSIAAE; encoded by the coding sequence ATGGCCGACATTTTCGACGCCGCCCTGCGTTTCCAGGGCGAAGTCTTCTCCAAGGACAAGGCGCTCTACCAACGCCTCGCCCGGGACGGGCAGAGCCCGAAGGCGCTGGTGATCTCCTGCGCCGACAGCCGCGTCGCGCCCGAGCACATCACCCAGGCGGGCCCCGGCGAGATCTTCGTCTGCCGCAACGCGGGCAACATCGTCCCGCCCTTCGCGCAGATGAACGGCGGCGTGTCTTCGGCGATCGAATACGCCGTGGTGGCCCTGGGCGTCGCGGATATCGTGGTGTGCGGGCATTCGGAGTGCGGGGCGATGAAGGCTCTCCGCCATCCCGCGAGCCTCGACCCGATGCCGAACGTGAAGGCCTGGCTCAAGCACGCCTCCGCCGCCCAGAGCATCGTCTGCGAGGCCTACCCGCCGGACATCGACGAGGCCGAGGCCTGCCGCGCGCTGTCGATGGAGAACGTGGTGGTCCAGATCAACCATCTGCGCACCCACCCCTCGGTCGCCGCCAAGCTCGCCCGCGGCGAGGTCCGCCTGCACGGCTGGTACTTCGAGATCGAGACCGGAACGATCTTCGCCTACGACGGCGAGACCGGCCGGTTCGAGCCCATCCACGGCGACCGGCCCGCGCCCGTCGCGGTCGGCCCCGCGCGTCCCGCGGCCCCGCTGTCCATCGCGGCGGAATGA
- a CDS encoding RNA-binding S4 domain-containing protein codes for MAGPDDVASARLRIDVWLWRARVAKTRARAAELAQSGHVRVNGQRISAAGRGVKIGDVLTIALEQTVRVLRVAGFGDRRGPATEARALFDDLAPHPGEDVASRDDGLE; via the coding sequence GTGGCGGGACCGGACGATGTCGCCTCGGCCCGCCTGCGCATCGACGTCTGGCTGTGGCGCGCGCGCGTCGCGAAGACCCGCGCGCGCGCGGCCGAACTGGCGCAATCCGGCCACGTCCGGGTCAACGGCCAGCGGATCTCCGCGGCCGGCCGCGGCGTCAAGATCGGCGACGTCCTCACCATCGCTCTTGAGCAGACCGTTCGGGTCCTGCGCGTCGCCGGCTTCGGCGACCGCCGCGGACCTGCGACGGAAGCGCGCGCCTTATTCGACGATCTCGCTCCGCACCCAGGCGAAGATGTTGCATCGCGAGATGATGGGCTGGAATAA
- a CDS encoding helicase-related protein, with amino-acid sequence MTDVADLAPAAASDLAAPFRGRGVTAVLGPTNTGKTHLAIERMAAHGSGLIGLPLRLLAREVYGRLVEKVGVEKVALVTGEEKIKPFGARYWVSTVEAMPRDLDVDFVAIDEIQLCADLDRGHVFTDRLLNRRGRYETLVLGAATMRPLVERLLPGANIVTRPRLSQLLFAGERKITRLPPRTAIVAFSAEEVYAIAELIRRQRGGAAVVLGKLSPRTRNAQVAMYQAGDVDYLVATDAIGMGLNLDVDHVAFAGDRKFDGHQHRRLNPAEMAQIAGRAGRHLKDGTFGTTGRCAPFEPELAERIEAHSFDSVRVLQWRNGKLDFGSPGALIDSLSRPPAEQGLTRAPDADDVRALMTLARDPAVRDAARGRARTELLWDVCQVPDYRKIAPAQHVELLAELYGFLSSAGKVPTDWFARQVAMTDRADGDIDTLSARIAHIRTWTFVANRTDWLSAPDHWQGVTRGVEDKLSDALHERLAQRFVDRRTSVLMRRLREKDMLEAEINKDGDVVVEGHHVGRLAGFQFAPDSSADTVEGKALRAAASKALAGEIEARANRFSNVGDGDVVLASDGAVRWQGELVGKLSKGDKTLSPRIRILADDQLTGAAREQVEKRLDQWIRAHVQKLLGPLGALEQAEDVTGVARGVAFQLVEELGVLDRAQVAEDVKGLDQPSRAALRKYGVRFGAHHLYLPALMKPAPRALAAQLWALTHGKDSDGKVDDIAHLAASGRTSIPVDAEIDKGVYRALGYRVCGERAIRVDILERLADLIRPAIAWKPGQSGAVPAGAFGGNAFTVTVAMTSLAGCSGDDFATILKSLGYRMERRPKAQAPVSPPVAAALAAPEADAAEAAQSVDDVAETIETAAPDVAEPDLSVEGAAPEVSDEEVVATLEEANAGDVADADDAVVVEDTPVFDAGDQAPALIDPIDADEPEPETVEAALEDEGVDTPELAAETAEAAAESAAETALDAAPDAPAADAVATEPEMIEVWRPAGFGRRDNQRPRGREQGRPGEPRGERPHQARGPRREGGGAEQPRREGGEAARRDGPGRPAGERPRFGSDRNRGENRPGGGEPFRGRRDGGRPGQDRPRPDREDRGARHAAPSPAKRPDRAPDPDSPFAKLAALKAQLEQGGKASAGKNGGGKAGKGTGKNGDADA; translated from the coding sequence ATGACCGATGTCGCAGATCTTGCGCCGGCCGCCGCCTCGGACCTCGCCGCGCCCTTCCGCGGCCGCGGCGTCACGGCGGTGCTCGGACCCACAAACACCGGCAAGACCCACCTCGCCATCGAACGCATGGCGGCGCACGGCTCCGGGCTGATCGGTTTGCCGCTGCGCCTGCTCGCGCGCGAGGTCTACGGCCGGCTGGTCGAGAAGGTCGGCGTCGAGAAGGTCGCTCTCGTCACGGGCGAGGAGAAGATCAAGCCGTTCGGCGCGCGCTACTGGGTCTCGACCGTCGAGGCCATGCCGCGCGACCTCGACGTCGATTTCGTCGCGATCGACGAGATCCAGCTCTGCGCCGACCTTGACCGCGGCCACGTCTTCACCGACCGGTTGCTGAACCGTCGCGGGCGCTACGAGACCCTGGTGCTCGGCGCCGCCACCATGCGGCCGCTGGTGGAGCGCCTGCTGCCCGGCGCGAACATCGTGACCCGGCCGCGCCTGTCGCAGCTCCTGTTCGCGGGCGAGCGCAAGATCACCCGCCTGCCCCCGCGCACCGCCATCGTCGCCTTCTCGGCCGAGGAGGTCTACGCCATCGCCGAGCTCATCCGCCGGCAGCGCGGCGGCGCGGCGGTGGTGCTCGGCAAGCTCAGCCCCCGCACCCGCAACGCCCAGGTCGCGATGTACCAGGCGGGCGACGTCGACTACCTCGTCGCGACCGACGCGATCGGCATGGGACTGAACCTCGACGTCGACCACGTCGCCTTCGCCGGCGACCGAAAGTTCGACGGCCACCAGCACCGCCGGCTGAACCCGGCCGAGATGGCCCAGATCGCAGGCCGCGCCGGCCGCCACCTCAAGGACGGGACCTTCGGCACCACCGGCCGCTGCGCGCCGTTCGAGCCGGAGCTGGCCGAGCGCATCGAGGCCCACAGCTTCGACAGCGTCCGGGTGCTGCAGTGGCGGAACGGCAAGCTCGACTTCGGCTCGCCGGGCGCCCTGATCGACAGCCTGTCCCGGCCGCCGGCGGAGCAAGGCCTCACGCGCGCGCCCGACGCCGACGACGTCCGCGCCCTCATGACGCTCGCGCGCGATCCGGCCGTCAGGGACGCCGCGCGCGGCCGCGCGCGGACCGAACTGCTGTGGGACGTCTGCCAGGTGCCGGACTACCGCAAAATCGCGCCCGCCCAGCACGTTGAACTTCTCGCGGAGCTCTATGGTTTTCTGAGCTCTGCGGGTAAGGTCCCGACCGACTGGTTCGCGCGGCAGGTCGCAATGACCGACCGCGCCGACGGGGACATCGACACGCTTTCCGCGCGCATCGCGCATATCAGGACCTGGACGTTCGTCGCCAATCGCACGGATTGGCTGAGCGCCCCGGACCACTGGCAAGGAGTGACGCGCGGCGTCGAGGACAAGCTTTCGGATGCGCTGCATGAGCGGCTCGCCCAACGCTTCGTCGATCGCCGCACCAGCGTTCTCATGCGCCGCCTCAGGGAAAAGGACATGCTGGAGGCCGAAATCAACAAGGACGGCGACGTGGTCGTCGAGGGCCACCACGTCGGACGGCTCGCGGGCTTCCAGTTCGCCCCGGACTCGTCAGCCGACACCGTCGAGGGCAAGGCGCTGCGCGCGGCGGCCTCGAAGGCGCTCGCGGGCGAGATCGAGGCCAGGGCCAACCGGTTCTCCAATGTGGGCGACGGCGACGTGGTGCTCGCCTCCGACGGCGCGGTGCGCTGGCAGGGGGAGCTCGTCGGCAAGCTGTCGAAGGGCGACAAGACGCTCAGCCCCCGCATCCGCATCCTCGCTGACGATCAGCTAACGGGCGCGGCCCGCGAGCAGGTCGAAAAGCGGCTCGACCAGTGGATCCGCGCGCATGTGCAGAAGCTGCTGGGGCCGCTCGGCGCGCTAGAGCAGGCCGAGGACGTCACCGGCGTCGCCCGCGGCGTGGCGTTCCAGCTCGTTGAGGAGCTCGGGGTGCTCGACCGGGCGCAGGTGGCGGAGGACGTCAAGGGCCTCGACCAGCCGTCGCGCGCCGCTCTGCGCAAGTACGGCGTGCGCTTCGGCGCGCATCACCTCTACCTGCCGGCCCTGATGAAGCCGGCGCCGCGTGCGCTCGCCGCCCAGCTCTGGGCGCTGACCCACGGCAAGGACTCCGACGGCAAGGTCGACGACATCGCCCACCTCGCCGCCTCCGGCCGCACCTCGATCCCGGTCGACGCCGAGATCGACAAGGGCGTGTACCGGGCGCTCGGCTACCGCGTCTGCGGCGAGCGGGCGATCCGGGTCGACATCCTCGAGCGGCTGGCCGACCTGATCCGGCCCGCGATCGCCTGGAAGCCCGGCCAGTCCGGCGCGGTCCCGGCCGGCGCCTTCGGCGGCAACGCCTTCACGGTGACGGTGGCGATGACCTCGCTCGCCGGCTGTTCCGGCGACGATTTCGCGACCATCCTGAAGTCGCTGGGCTACCGCATGGAGCGGCGGCCCAAGGCCCAGGCGCCCGTGTCGCCGCCCGTCGCCGCCGCGCTGGCGGCGCCTGAGGCGGACGCCGCCGAGGCTGCTCAGTCGGTCGACGACGTCGCCGAAACCATCGAAACCGCCGCGCCCGACGTGGCGGAGCCCGACCTTTCGGTCGAGGGCGCAGCTCCCGAGGTGAGCGACGAGGAAGTCGTGGCGACCCTCGAGGAGGCGAACGCCGGGGACGTTGCGGACGCCGACGACGCGGTCGTGGTCGAGGACACGCCGGTGTTCGACGCCGGCGACCAGGCGCCCGCGCTGATTGATCCGATCGACGCCGACGAGCCGGAGCCGGAAACGGTCGAGGCTGCGTTGGAGGACGAGGGCGTCGACACGCCGGAACTTGCGGCGGAGACCGCGGAAGCGGCGGCCGAAAGCGCCGCCGAGACCGCGCTCGACGCCGCGCCGGACGCGCCCGCCGCCGACGCGGTGGCGACCGAGCCCGAGATGATCGAGGTGTGGCGTCCTGCAGGCTTCGGCCGGCGCGACAACCAGCGCCCACGCGGCCGCGAGCAGGGCCGCCCGGGCGAGCCGCGCGGCGAACGTCCGCACCAGGCGCGCGGGCCCCGTCGCGAGGGCGGCGGCGCCGAGCAGCCGCGCCGCGAGGGCGGAGAGGCGGCCCGTCGCGACGGACCCGGCCGCCCGGCGGGCGAGCGTCCCCGCTTCGGGAGCGACCGCAACCGCGGCGAAAACCGGCCGGGCGGCGGCGAGCCGTTCCGCGGCCGCCGCGACGGCGGCCGGCCCGGGCAGGATCGCCCGCGTCCCGACCGTGAAGACCGTGGAGCGCGGCACGCCGCGCCGTCCCCGGCGAAACGCCCCGATCGTGCGCCGGACCCGGACTCGCCCTTCGCGAAGCTCGCGGCCCTGAAGGCCCAGCTCGAGCAGGGCGGAAAGGCGAGCGCCGGCAAGAACGGCGGCGGCAAGGCCGGCAAGGGCACCGGTAAGAACGGCGACGCGGACGCCTGA
- a CDS encoding DUF3108 domain-containing protein has protein sequence MPVPHKTAALLLAATVGLAAASAADAAETRVRARYDLTLAGFGIGAASMQAGFKGSSYDMNVSARMTGLAKFLTGGRGAATSRGAFRPDHVTPTAYAINTRSGEKGQVIRFALVSGAVRTMSVEPPPRTEGIVPISDADKRGVVDPVSALMMPVASGGDPLAPAACDRTLPVFDGRQRFDVGLRFDRFETVKPSTPGPGQYEGKVVVCKAAYKAISGHRPGRKQVEFMESNKDMEIWLAPVAGAPVLLPWKIAVRTEIGMAVIAASSFTVGAPAQRASIEDKDL, from the coding sequence ATGCCCGTTCCGCACAAAACCGCCGCCCTGCTGCTCGCCGCAACCGTCGGGCTCGCAGCCGCCTCCGCCGCCGACGCCGCCGAAACCCGCGTGCGCGCCCGCTACGATCTGACTCTCGCCGGGTTCGGCATCGGCGCGGCCTCGATGCAGGCAGGATTTAAGGGCTCGTCCTACGACATGAACGTGAGCGCCCGCATGACCGGCCTCGCGAAGTTTCTAACCGGGGGCCGCGGCGCGGCCACCTCGCGGGGAGCGTTCCGCCCCGACCACGTGACCCCGACCGCCTACGCCATCAACACCAGGTCCGGCGAGAAGGGCCAGGTCATCCGTTTCGCGCTGGTGTCCGGCGCCGTGCGGACCATGTCGGTCGAGCCCCCGCCGCGGACGGAAGGCATCGTGCCGATCTCCGACGCCGACAAGCGCGGCGTCGTCGATCCGGTCAGCGCGCTGATGATGCCGGTGGCGAGCGGCGGCGATCCGCTCGCGCCCGCGGCCTGCGACCGCACGCTGCCCGTGTTCGACGGCCGCCAGCGCTTCGACGTGGGGCTGAGGTTCGACCGCTTCGAGACGGTGAAGCCCTCCACCCCCGGTCCCGGCCAGTACGAAGGCAAGGTCGTCGTCTGCAAGGCGGCGTACAAGGCGATCTCCGGCCACCGGCCCGGCCGCAAGCAGGTGGAGTTCATGGAGAGCAACAAGGACATGGAGATCTGGCTCGCGCCGGTCGCCGGGGCGCCCGTGCTGCTGCCGTGGAAGATCGCGGTGCGCACCGAGATCGGCATGGCGGTGATCGCGGCCAGTTCGTTCACGGTCGGCGCGCCCGCGCAGCGGGCGTCGATCGAGGACAAGGATCTCTGA
- the rpmB gene encoding 50S ribosomal protein L28: protein MSRRCELTGKAVLSGHKVSHSNHKTKRKFRPNLVQVSLISEALGRSVRLRVSAHALRSVEHRGGLDAFLTKASELDLSQGARELKRKIAKSGDAPAAEAVAS, encoded by the coding sequence ATGTCCCGGCGTTGCGAATTGACCGGCAAGGCCGTTCTGAGCGGTCACAAGGTCAGCCACTCGAACCACAAGACCAAGCGCAAGTTCCGCCCGAACCTGGTGCAGGTCTCGCTGATCTCCGAGGCGCTCGGCCGTTCGGTCCGCCTGCGGGTGTCCGCCCACGCTCTGCGTTCGGTGGAGCACCGTGGCGGCCTCGACGCCTTCCTGACGAAGGCGTCCGAGCTCGACCTCAGCCAGGGCGCGCGCGAGCTGAAGCGCAAGATCGCCAAGTCCGGCGACGCTCCGGCCGCCGAGGCCGTCGCCTCCTGA
- a CDS encoding queuosine precursor transporter: MARPAVDPVSLIVPAAAMALVVAASNVLVQHPVEAFGLGDKLTWGAFTYPLAFLVTDLTNRRFGPAVARRVVYVGFAVAVLLSFGLAAPRIAIASGAAFLFGQLLDVAVFSKLRRLAWWRAPLAASLLGSAVDTAVFFTLAFAGDVAMSAPVTPLGAAVAVPLWVSLAGFDFLVKILGAFVLLAPYGALMRAIRPFEAAAAQ, from the coding sequence ATGGCGCGTCCCGCCGTCGACCCTGTCAGCCTGATCGTTCCCGCCGCCGCGATGGCCCTGGTCGTCGCGGCGTCGAACGTTTTGGTGCAGCATCCTGTCGAGGCTTTCGGCCTTGGGGACAAGCTGACCTGGGGCGCGTTCACCTATCCGCTCGCCTTTCTCGTCACGGATTTGACCAACCGACGTTTCGGCCCGGCCGTCGCGCGCCGCGTGGTCTATGTCGGCTTCGCGGTCGCGGTGCTGCTGTCGTTCGGCTTGGCAGCGCCGCGCATCGCGATCGCGTCGGGGGCCGCGTTCCTGTTCGGCCAGTTGCTCGACGTCGCCGTTTTCTCGAAGCTGCGCCGGCTGGCGTGGTGGCGGGCGCCGCTCGCCGCGAGCCTCCTCGGCTCGGCGGTCGACACCGCCGTCTTCTTCACGCTTGCCTTCGCCGGCGACGTCGCGATGTCCGCCCCCGTGACGCCGCTCGGCGCCGCGGTCGCCGTTCCGCTGTGGGTCAGTCTCGCCGGCTTCGACTTCCTGGTGAAGATTCTCGGCGCGTTTGTTTTGCTCGCGCCCTACGGCGCGCTGATGCGCGCCATCCGCCCATTCGAAGCCGCGGCGGCTCAGTAG
- a CDS encoding 2-hydroxyacid dehydrogenase, producing the protein MTRPVLLLTGRPPEAALAALEQTFETHRLWEANPEDALLSEIAEQVQAIGVFGKRPVDEALLSRFPKLAIVSNFGVGYDLVDAGWASKNGVIVTNTPDVLNDEVADTAVGLLISAVREFGPAEAHVREGRWAKEGPYRLTSSLRGRTVGVVGMGRIGQVIAKRLQAFDLPIVYHSRKPNPEVSFRHYPDLVAMARDVDTLIVIIPGGASTAKLINAEVLAALGANGVVVNVARGTVIDEQALIAALRDGVILSAGLDVFEKEPQVPAELIALPNAVLLPHVGSASTATRQAMAQLVVDNLTAFAKGEPPLTPVAETPFAGWKA; encoded by the coding sequence ATGACGCGCCCCGTTTTGCTCCTGACCGGCCGCCCGCCGGAGGCGGCGCTCGCTGCGCTCGAGCAGACCTTCGAGACCCATCGGCTGTGGGAAGCGAACCCGGAGGACGCCCTGCTGTCGGAGATCGCCGAACAGGTCCAGGCGATCGGCGTGTTCGGCAAGCGGCCGGTCGACGAGGCGCTGCTGTCGCGCTTCCCGAAGCTCGCGATCGTGTCGAACTTCGGCGTCGGCTACGACCTCGTGGACGCCGGCTGGGCCTCGAAGAACGGCGTCATCGTCACCAACACGCCCGACGTACTGAACGACGAGGTCGCCGACACCGCGGTCGGCCTGTTGATCTCGGCGGTGCGCGAGTTCGGGCCTGCGGAGGCCCATGTGCGCGAGGGGCGCTGGGCGAAAGAGGGCCCGTACCGGCTGACCTCGAGCCTGCGCGGCCGCACGGTCGGCGTTGTCGGCATGGGGCGCATCGGACAGGTGATCGCGAAGCGGCTTCAGGCCTTCGATCTGCCGATCGTCTACCACTCGCGCAAACCGAACCCCGAGGTGAGCTTTCGGCACTACCCCGACCTCGTCGCCATGGCGCGCGACGTGGACACGCTGATCGTCATCATCCCCGGCGGCGCGTCGACCGCCAAGCTGATCAACGCCGAGGTTCTGGCGGCGCTGGGCGCCAACGGCGTGGTGGTGAACGTCGCGCGCGGCACGGTGATCGACGAGCAGGCGCTGATCGCCGCGCTTCGGGATGGGGTTATCCTCTCGGCGGGGCTCGACGTGTTCGAGAAGGAGCCGCAGGTCCCGGCCGAACTGATCGCGCTTCCCAACGCCGTGCTGCTGCCGCACGTGGGGTCGGCCTCGACCGCGACGCGCCAGGCCATGGCCCAGCTCGTGGTCGACAACCTTACCGCCTTCGCGAAAGGCGAGCCGCCGCTCACGCCGGTGGCGGAGACGCCATTCGCGGGGTGGAAGGCGTAA